The following proteins come from a genomic window of Neofelis nebulosa isolate mNeoNeb1 chromosome 5, mNeoNeb1.pri, whole genome shotgun sequence:
- the ZNF35 gene encoding zinc finger protein 35 isoform X2, with amino-acid sequence MFWNMAVVLKATQEAPPASALGTCSLSGTLAKSEILETHGNMTSLGAETKNPQLLVPKTEICDEAEKPCIMPGRIQKVNPPEPELGEACEKGNPLKKQRIKREKKDFRQVTVKDCHVPESFKVEENQKCQEPGERYSLSSSSVKNQKSQPGQKPFTCSVCGKGFSQSANLVVHQRIHTGEKPFECHECGKAFIQSANLVVHQRIHTGQKPYVCSKCGKAFTQSSNLTVHQKIHSLEKTFKCSECEKAFSYSSQLARHQKVHITEKCYECNECGKTFTRSSNLIVHQRIHTGEKPFACNDCGKAFTQSANLIVHQRSHTGEKPYECKECGKAFSCFSHLIVHQRIHTAEKPYDCSECGKAFSQLSCLIVHQRIHSGDLPYVCNECGKAFTCSSYLLIHQRIHNGEKPYTCNECGKAFRQRSSLTVHQRTHTGEKPYECAKCGAAFISNSHLMRHHRTHLVE; translated from the exons ATGTTCTGGAACATGGCTGTAGTCCTGAAAGCAACACAGGAGGCACCTCCTGCCTCAGCCCTTGGCACCTGCTCATTATCAGGGACTCTGGCCAAGAGTGAGATACTGGAGACACATGGGAACATGACCTCTCTAG GTGCTGAAACCAAGAACCCACAGTTACTGGTTCCAAAAACTGAGATATGTGATGAAGCAGAAAAACCCTGCATAATGCCAGGAAGAATCCAGAAAGTTAATCCTCCAGAACCTGAGTTAGGAGAAGCCTGTGAAAAAGGGAACCCGTTAAAGAAGCAGAGAatcaagagggaaaagaaagatttcagaCAAGTGACAGTGAAGGACTGTCATGTACCTGAAAGCTTCAAAGTAGAGGAAAACCAGAAATGTCAGGAACCTGGGGAAAGGTATAGCCTTAGTTCTAGCTCtgttaaaaatcagaaaagcCAGCCTGGACAGAAGCCTTTTACATGTAGTGTGTGTGGAAAAGGCTTTAGTCAGAGTGCAAACCTCGTAGTGCATCAGCGAATccacacaggggagaagccctTTGAATGTCATgagtgtgggaaggccttcaTTCAGAGTGCAAACCTTGTTGTGCATCAGCGAATCCACACTGGACAGAAGCCGTATGTTTGTTCaaaatgtgggaaagccttcactCAGAGTTCAAATCTGACCGTACATCAAAAAATCCACTCCTTAGAAAAAACCTTTAAGTGCAGTGAATGTGAGAAAGCCTTCAGTTATAGCTCACAACTTGCTCGGCACCAGAAAGTCCACATTACAGAAAAATGCTATGAATGTAATGAGTGTGGGAAAACATTTACTCGGAGCTCAAACCTCATTGTCCACCAGAGGATCCACACTGGGGAGAAGCCCTTTGCCTGTAACGATTGTGGCAAAGCCTTCACCCAGAGTGCAAACCTTATTGTGCATCAGCGAAGCCATACTGGTGAGAAGCCATATGAGTGTaaagaatgtggaaaagcctttagtTGTTTTTCGCACCTTATTGTGcaccagagaattcacactgCAGAGAAACCTTATGATTGCAGTGagtgtggaaaagccttcagtCAGCTCTCTTGCCTTATTGTGCATCAGAGGATTCACAGTGGAGATCTCCCTTATGTGTGTAATgagtgtgggaaggccttcaCGTGTAGTTCATACCTGCTTattcatcagagaattcataaTGGGGAGAAACCTTACACATGCAATGAGTGTGGCAAGGCCTTCCGGCAGAGGTCGAGTCTCACTGTGCACCAGAGAacccacactggggagaagcCCTACGAGTGTGCCAAGTGTGGTGCGGCTTTCATTTCTAACTCGCACCTCATGCGACACCACAGAACTCATCTTGTTGAGTGA
- the ZNF35 gene encoding zinc finger protein 35 isoform X1, translating into MTAELREAMALAPWGSVTVKKEEEEEENFLGQASSQQVHSENIKVWAPGESPQTGLVISEQEEKDPNMFWNMAVVLKATQEAPPASALGTCSLSGTLAKSEILETHGNMTSLGAETKNPQLLVPKTEICDEAEKPCIMPGRIQKVNPPEPELGEACEKGNPLKKQRIKREKKDFRQVTVKDCHVPESFKVEENQKCQEPGERYSLSSSSVKNQKSQPGQKPFTCSVCGKGFSQSANLVVHQRIHTGEKPFECHECGKAFIQSANLVVHQRIHTGQKPYVCSKCGKAFTQSSNLTVHQKIHSLEKTFKCSECEKAFSYSSQLARHQKVHITEKCYECNECGKTFTRSSNLIVHQRIHTGEKPFACNDCGKAFTQSANLIVHQRSHTGEKPYECKECGKAFSCFSHLIVHQRIHTAEKPYDCSECGKAFSQLSCLIVHQRIHSGDLPYVCNECGKAFTCSSYLLIHQRIHNGEKPYTCNECGKAFRQRSSLTVHQRTHTGEKPYECAKCGAAFISNSHLMRHHRTHLVE; encoded by the exons ATGACTGCAGAACTGAGAGAGGCCATGGCCTTAGCCCCCTGGGGCTCAGTGACAgtgaaaaaggaggaggaagaggaagaaaacttcCTAGGCCAGGCATCTAGCCAACAAGTGCACTCGGAGAACATCAAAGTCTGGGCTCCTGGGGAAAGTCCCCAGACAGGCCTTGTCATATCAGAACAGGAGGAAAAG GATCCAAACATGTTCTGGAACATGGCTGTAGTCCTGAAAGCAACACAGGAGGCACCTCCTGCCTCAGCCCTTGGCACCTGCTCATTATCAGGGACTCTGGCCAAGAGTGAGATACTGGAGACACATGGGAACATGACCTCTCTAG GTGCTGAAACCAAGAACCCACAGTTACTGGTTCCAAAAACTGAGATATGTGATGAAGCAGAAAAACCCTGCATAATGCCAGGAAGAATCCAGAAAGTTAATCCTCCAGAACCTGAGTTAGGAGAAGCCTGTGAAAAAGGGAACCCGTTAAAGAAGCAGAGAatcaagagggaaaagaaagatttcagaCAAGTGACAGTGAAGGACTGTCATGTACCTGAAAGCTTCAAAGTAGAGGAAAACCAGAAATGTCAGGAACCTGGGGAAAGGTATAGCCTTAGTTCTAGCTCtgttaaaaatcagaaaagcCAGCCTGGACAGAAGCCTTTTACATGTAGTGTGTGTGGAAAAGGCTTTAGTCAGAGTGCAAACCTCGTAGTGCATCAGCGAATccacacaggggagaagccctTTGAATGTCATgagtgtgggaaggccttcaTTCAGAGTGCAAACCTTGTTGTGCATCAGCGAATCCACACTGGACAGAAGCCGTATGTTTGTTCaaaatgtgggaaagccttcactCAGAGTTCAAATCTGACCGTACATCAAAAAATCCACTCCTTAGAAAAAACCTTTAAGTGCAGTGAATGTGAGAAAGCCTTCAGTTATAGCTCACAACTTGCTCGGCACCAGAAAGTCCACATTACAGAAAAATGCTATGAATGTAATGAGTGTGGGAAAACATTTACTCGGAGCTCAAACCTCATTGTCCACCAGAGGATCCACACTGGGGAGAAGCCCTTTGCCTGTAACGATTGTGGCAAAGCCTTCACCCAGAGTGCAAACCTTATTGTGCATCAGCGAAGCCATACTGGTGAGAAGCCATATGAGTGTaaagaatgtggaaaagcctttagtTGTTTTTCGCACCTTATTGTGcaccagagaattcacactgCAGAGAAACCTTATGATTGCAGTGagtgtggaaaagccttcagtCAGCTCTCTTGCCTTATTGTGCATCAGAGGATTCACAGTGGAGATCTCCCTTATGTGTGTAATgagtgtgggaaggccttcaCGTGTAGTTCATACCTGCTTattcatcagagaattcataaTGGGGAGAAACCTTACACATGCAATGAGTGTGGCAAGGCCTTCCGGCAGAGGTCGAGTCTCACTGTGCACCAGAGAacccacactggggagaagcCCTACGAGTGTGCCAAGTGTGGTGCGGCTTTCATTTCTAACTCGCACCTCATGCGACACCACAGAACTCATCTTGTTGAGTGA